A region from the Rhizoctonia solani chromosome 13, complete sequence genome encodes:
- a CDS encoding Retrotransposable element Tf2 protein yields MSEFVNIAMDSNKKPLLFLDMILQDFPTEPIKTLVDSGATSNFISPSLVEKLKIPKTQLKNPQVVRMLDGTISQTGRIWHQVQLAVLANGHPHTIPFLVCPIGNTPAILGMTWLTQESPLIDWSQGTITFPDQAQIASEEEADPNPLADLPTEYHEFAKVFGKEEFKVLPPHREYDIAIDLIPDAKLTPGPIYGMTDAESKALKLHIEEELATGKIRPSTSSAGAPVMFVKKADGSLRLVVDYRKLNDVTHKNVYPLPRQDDLMAKLRNAKLFTKLDLRWGYNNVRIREGDEWKTAFRTKYGLFEYLVMPFGLTNAPAAFQHFMNDLFRDLIDVTVVIYLDDILIFSENPKEHPSHVREVLSWLLKNQLFCKLSKCHFHVTTVDYLGIVISPAGFSMDQKKIEAVTTWPTPKTVKQVQAFLGFVNYLQRFIPNFSTVARPLHNLTKKESPWSWGNSEETAFKELKALVTQSPVLIHSNPELPYYLETDASGVAMGAILSQRGPDNRLHPIAYMSKSFSGAEANYNTHDKELLAIIKALEEWRIFLEATDKPVQVFTDHRNLEYWMQAQTFNRRHAQWRIFLSNFNFEIHYRPGKQSGKPDALSRRLDYVDTSPEPEVMLPAEVFANTSEEELEIVTEIRSKLREDPSLEPIIQFLTEDADNAPPSIRKAYRDYDWEEDLLWYRGKLVVPDSEALKERLLREFHDSPLAGHPGQQRTLELLSRNYWWPGMKSSAKEWVECCPTCQANRRAHNPVIALKPLEVPPFPFHTISYDFITGFPKSEGHDAILVVIDSFSKLGHFIPTSKKVSAKGLADLFVSHIWKLHGLPVKTISDQGTTFTGKFLRALYQRLGIKPSFSLAYHPESDGQTERVNQFIKFYLRSYVAADHSDWVKWLPLAEYAYNNAKHSATGKTPFELIYGRNPIMNLSNTPANIPEADLVADTLAREWKEAEAALRMSKERMTRDKGTVPEYSIGEKVWLDGKNVELRTNSNKLDPKCLGPFEVLEKVSSHTYRLKLPETLKIHNVFYVGLLSRVHISPSQPFPEKPPPETIEGEEEYEVEQIIDSKRQRGKWFYLIKWKGYGPEDNSWEPEELLEHSQEEIQRFNKSQLKKARDSAKSL; encoded by the coding sequence ATGTCTGAGTTTGTAAACATTGCTATGGACtcgaataaaaaaccactcctCTTTCTAGACATGATACTGCAAGACTTTCCAACGGAACCCATAAAAACCCTGGTGGATTCAGGAGCCACTTCCAATTTCATATCCCCTTCCCTAGTAGAAAAActtaaaataccaaaaacccaactcaaaaatccacaagttgtgagaatgctagatggtacaatatcccagactggtcgcatatggcaccaggtacaactcgcggttttggccaatggccacccaCATACCATTCCCTTCCTGGTCTGTCCCATTGGAAACACTCCGGcaatacttggcatgacatggttaactcAGGAGTCACCTCTTATTGACTGGTCCCAAGGCACCATCACATTCCCTGACCAAGCCCAAATAgcctcagaagaagaagcagatccCAACCCATTAGCCGACCTGCCCACggaataccatgagtttgctaaagtctttggcaaagaggaatttaaggtcctccccccacacagggagtatgatattGCCATTGACCTAATTCCCGACGCCAAACTCACTCCTGGACCCATCTACGGCATGACGgacgcagaatccaaggcgcttAAACTACATATTGAGgaggaattagcaacgggcaagatccgccccagcacttcCTCCGCAGGCGCCCCTGTAATGTTTGTTAAGAAGGCGGATGGATCCCTGAGGCTCGTAGTAGACTATCGAAAACTCAACGATGTCACCCATAAGAACGTCTACCCTCTTCCCAGGCAAGATGACTTAATGGCCAAGCTTAGGAATGCAAAACTGTTTACCAAACTGGATCTacgatggggttacaacaacgtcaggattagagaaggagatgaatggaaaacggcattcagaaccaaatacgggCTATTCGAATACCTGGTAATGccatttggcctcaccaacgcccctgccgccttccagcatttcatgaatgacttgtttagggacctcatcGACGTCACCGTGGTGATAtacttggatgatatttTGATCTTCTCTGAAAACCCCAAAGAACACCCATctcatgtcagggaagtcctgtCCTGGCTATTGAAGAATCAACTATTCTGCAAACtatccaagtgccacttccacgtcaccacggtagattaccttggtattgtTATCTCCCCCgccggcttctccatggaccagaagaagatcgaAGCCGTTACTACGTGGCCCACACCTAagacggtcaaacaggtccaggccttcttaGGGTTTGTTAATTACCTTCAacggttcatccccaatttcagtaCGGTAGCACGCCCCCTCCATAATCTCACAAAGAAGGAatccccttggtcatggggaaaTTCAGAGGAAACTGCGTTCAAGGAATTAAAGGCATTGGTCACTCAATCCCCGGTCCTGATCCACTCCAATCCCGAGCTCCCCTactacctggaaacagacgcttcGGGAGTAGCGATGGGCGCCATCTTGAGTCAAAGAGGTCCAGATAACCGGCTGCATcccattgcctatatgtccaagtccttctcaggagcagaagccaattacaacacccacgataaggagctcctggccatcatcaaagcgctagaggaatggaggatattcttggaagcaacggacaaaccggtacaggtcttcacggatcataggaatctggagtattggatgcaggcacaaacATTTAACCGGAGGCATGCccaatggcgcatattcctgagcaatttcaactttgagatccactatcgcccaggaaagcaatcagggaaaccagacgccctgtcCAGACGATTGGACTACGTTGATACAtcaccagaaccagaggtAATGCTCCCcgcagaggtctttgccaatacatcagaagaggaactggaaattgtcacagaaatacgCTCCAAGCTAAGGGAAGATCCATCCCTTGAGcctatcatccaattcctaacTGAAGACGCGGATAACGCTCCCCCCTCCATTCGGAaggcttacagagactacgactgggaggaagacctacTATGGTATCGAGGGAAACTTGTGGTTCCGGACTCAGAAGCCCTGAAGGAACGattactcagggaattccatgactccccactagcgggtcacccaggccaacaaaggacCCTGGAGCTCTTgagccgcaactactggtggccgggaatgaagtcatccgccaaggaatgggtggaatgctgcCCCACTTGTCAAGCCAATCGTCGTGCCCACAACCCGGTCATagccctaaaacccttagaagttcccccctttccatttcacactatctcctatgacttcatcacgggttttcccaagtcagaagGACATGATGCAATCCTGGTAGTCATTGATTCGTTCTCCAAATtaggccacttcatccctaccTCGAAAAAGGTTTCAGCAAAGGGCTTGGCTGATCTCTTTGTCTCCCACATCTGGAAACTTCATGGGCTCCCCGTCAAAACTATATCAGATCAAGGGACTacattcacagggaaattccttaGGGCCCTCTACCAACGATTAGGGATTAAaccttccttctccttggcctaccaccctGAATCAGACGGCCAGACGGAACGTGTCAACCAATTTATCAAGTTCTACCTAAGGTCTTATGTAGCAGCAGATCATTCAGATTGGGTTAAGTGGTTACCACTTGCGGAGTAtgcctataacaacgccaagcaTTCAGCTACTGGAAAAACCCCGTTCGAATTAATTTATGGTAGAAACCCAATCATGAATTTGTCAAACACCCCTGCAAAcatcccagaagcagaccttgtgGCAGATACCCTAGccagggaatggaaggaagccgaagcagccctcagaatgagcaaggaacggATGACAAGGGATAAAGGAACAGTCCCGGAATATTCAATAggggaaaaagtctggttagatggaaaaaacgtagaacttaggacaaattccaacaagTTAGACCCCAAGTGCCTAGGCCCCTTTGAGgtattagagaaggtatccagtcaCACGTACCGCCTCAAACTGCCGGAAACCCtaaaaatccacaacgtattctatgtgggTTTGTTATCCAGGGTACAcatatccccaagtcaaccatttccagaaaaaccccctcctgaaacaatagaaggggaagaagagtatgaggtgGAACAAATTATCGATTCCAAAAGacaacggggaaaatggttctacctaatcaaatggaagggttatggcccggaagacaattcctgggaaccagaagaactcctagagcacagccaagaggaaatccaacgattcaacaagtcacaactgaaaaaggctcgtgactccgccaagagcctttaa